The Lytechinus variegatus isolate NC3 chromosome 1, Lvar_3.0, whole genome shotgun sequence nucleotide sequence ccagttcaatcaatcactgtgaatatcataaacatgctgTTAGGCCTAAccttatcttcatcattagaggctatctaatataacagatattgactaatgggatgtgtaaaaaaaacattctttggaccacctaaaggattaatattttccctcgtgatcatattttccctcagcgctgcgcgcttcgggaaaatacaaatccggcggtccaaagaatgtttatattacacaccccattagtcaatatctgtatagtAAAGTACAAAAAGTTAAAGTTGCTCAACTTCATGGTCAAGATCcaaaaacctaaaaaaaaagatggcagGATCTGGATCTGAGGTTTAAACATccataaaagtaaataaatgtgACCTCCTCACCTTTATTTTCCATGAGTATCCTATTGATCTCACTGCCTTTCTCATGCTTGAACTCTTCAAACGCAACCGTTCTGAGCGGTGGAGTCGCTCTTCCCTGTGTAGCGCCCTCTGCTGCTGGACCCTGTGACCCAGTCACAGAGGCCGTCTCAGTCCTGACCGCTGATTCTCTAGTTTCTGGGCCGATGTTACCGTTCCTGACGGGGGAGGCTCGCTCCATGGTAGGGGAAGGGCTGGATACACCTTTAAGTTGAGGGCTGTATAAAGATCcataacaaaacaataacaGTTACAGATCTCCTTGATATCTCACCACTCTTCCATATGAAAGGCAAATCCCTGCTGCCATCTAAATTTTAGTCTGAAATATCCTAACATGGTGACTTGTAACCATTACTTAAAATATTGATTGAAGCCAACTAAATCAAAAGACCttggaagcatttcatgaaaggacttgccggacgttttatccgacaagtactgttttatccgacagttactatggtaacagtgactctcagccaatcataatcaaggaaagttgtcagatctgacaacttgtcgggcgaaaatgttgatgaaacgctccctcgGGGACTATTTCACAAAGACTGAAGAGTGACTCAAAAACATGTGGTACATACATTATAcatcactgcattggtcagattgcATTCAGGTGATGTGCATCGTACTGCATATAGTCATCAATGAGATTAAATCATGAATACTAAATGTGCAGGAGCATTTAATTCATGAACTTAAATGtttgtgaacccccccccccccccctattcctATAGACTACAGGTACAACTATTTGCAAATTTACCATCTTGGAACCTACTATACACaccttgaatttgattgacTTTTGagtactgttaccatggtaattcaCATTCATGACAAAATTACAAGTATTGTCTTATCTCAATCTAACAGGCCTTGAACTTACAAAGCAATGACAGCTGGAAAGTTTAGCAGTGTGACATCTTTGAAAACAGGAAGTTCGCCAAATTAACAGTTCTGCTACCTCAAACAAAGGTTAAACATGTAACTTATATCTAGCTTTTGATATAACAATGCAAAATTACAGGGGAAAAATATGGATAAAGTTTTCACCTTCCCCTTTCCTTGGCTTTCCTTCCCCTGGCCTTTCTTGCAGATACCACAGATGAATGAGCTGGCTTAGATGAAGCCGGAGCAACTCCTATACCAAAGCCCTGCCCATCAACCTCTCCTACATATGTAGCACCACCATCCTCATCAAAAACTACACCAgcctaattaaaaaattgaaatcagaaataATTAGTTAAATATGGGAAGGAGGTAAAGAGTACAATTTGCTCTTAAATTGCAATTGAGATAGTCACTGCTTTAGATTGCAAAGGTGCCCAAGATATTAGCATTGGGTTCAAAAGCAAGTCCAGTTTGTATTAACAGGTGAATGTAAGGTGCTTTAATAGAAACATTAAGTATTTCAGCACTATCATCATTGTGAAGATAACCCCTTCCcaaacatcccccccccccccttaattctATATAGATTGTGCTCAGTTTGTTATGGAAATACAACTGATTACATTCTTTGGCAAGCGGCAACCTTTACTTGAAATCGATATTCATGtaaataactgaaaaaaatacataaaatgctTTGTATCGATTACCAAGTAAGTCAAGTCAATGTTAGGGAAACTAATGGTATCAAACAATATGACTGATAGTACTAGCTAATATTTGATACAGAGTACTAGGGGTATAAGAAGGAAATCTAAACAAAAAGCTCTGATAATCATAAGGTCTGCTTACCTTCTGTGCAGCAGCAACAGCATTAGGATCCATCCGGTCAATGATGGTATACTTCTGCCTTAGACGACCTTCAACTTCACTCTCCATCTGACTAACCATTGTTTTGAATGTTTGAAAGATGCTCTGGATTTGGCGAACGTTGACAATATCAATCTCTTCCAACGAGCCATCAAGGTAACGTCGTACCTGGTTGTTGACCTCTAGGAGTTGAGTATCGGATAGCGGCTCGTAACTCACTTGGCTCCGGTTAGCCTGCAAGAAAAGGTTATCTTCAATTTGATCTCCTCTCTCTTCAGAACAATTGGAATCATGACTTTAGTATTGGTGAACACCCCCTGCCCCCCATGCaaccactggcggatccagggggggaaTCCGATCATGTCCCCCCCCCTTtcgagaggcacaattaaaatgtaaaaatgctgttaaaacagaagtgtgcccccccccccccctttatatgtgaagacctttttttttcttttttgcttgtcaaatctttcctcaggaaaatgtgcccccccccttttggaaaatctgGATCCATCCCTGAATGCAGCTATCACAATTCCAATTCATTACTAGATAATATGACCCAAAACATTTATGCTATGGAGAATATGgaatcaaaatatgaattaaattttgCTGTTTATTTTGCTTGGGTGCcctatcaaaatgaaatatctgtgtttcatttttttttattcaaaacctATGAAAAAGCATGAAATGGGCTAAAATGTCAGAATGCAAACTTTGTATTGATtatttgttgtattttattatgagaTCTAAAGTCCACTCAATTCAGCTTTCGGCTGCCATATggttttttaataaataaatattaaagttCACTTTGCAGTTTTCTGATATCCCATCACTAAATCTGTACGATTTGATAGTTTAtatcaaatgataaaataatttttttaaataagattttttaataAGATCAAAGACAGATCGTGCCTTGTTTGAAGGTCTTTAGACTCACCAAAGTATCATGCATGGTGAGTTCATGTTTCAGATGTTTGATCTCCTTCTCAAGTTTCTTGACAAGCAATGCAGGATCAAAGTATTCATTGACGGCGGGATTGACAGCAATGCACATCATCCTGGTAGCAAAGCGCAGGGTTGAGATGGTTTCTTCTATCTGCTTGGCTTCTCCCCAGACATTTGCGATCATGATGGTGTTGCAGTTCCCACCTGTTGGAAAGACAATTTAATTTTTGGTAAGTGTAGCAATTTCACCATACAAGAAGGGAGGATAGGGGGCATAAAGAGATATGCTCACATCATGGAACTGGTTTGTAGAGATTTTCTGAACACAGTTTGCCACAGACTTAAAGTTATGATTAATTGAACAATGTGTATATTTTATGCTCCCAGGCActgtttgaataaaataagactactatatgaaactcaggcaggatgttcagtaataattgattatgtccaagtttcatgaaataggtccatatactttctaagttatgctgtcatttcaatacCTAACCTTctgttaagatttgatgttgacgccggaGCCGCCGCTGCCATCAGAAAAGTGGTGCCTTTaatctcactctgctatgcaggtgagacaataaaagcaattttgtttaaaaaattgcaaCATGATCATGGACCAGTTGTAAGGTGTGCGGAGGCCTTAACATCCTAGACTCATTAATTCACACCTCATAAAAAACAGAAATCTCATTAAAAACGTAATTTCTGTGGCATTTAAAGAGTTTGCATACCTAATGAATCTTTGAGACAGTGTGTAAGCTTGGTCTGTCTGTAGGGTATATGCTCTCGCCTCCTGTCAGCCAAGGCAATGGTCGTCTGTTCCAGGAATGTCAAGGATTTGTTGATGTACACAGCCTCTTGCTGTGTCTTGCCTTCagactgaaaagaaaaaaaaatcacagataTGAGctcatcatgtctacatcaCTGTATTCCTATACCTGTAGTCTAATATTATCTAACATAATTTTATAGAAGTGTTATCAGATTGGTTCAAAACAACTTTTCCTGAACTTCAGGTAATCTTTTGCATGACAACAGTAACCATATTATGTATCTTgactcaaaagttagtgaaatcTGTACATCTTTTTTTATTGGCTCATATCTAATCTATCGATTCAACTAAACTTATTGTGGACACCTTGACCTATCAAAATGAACAGCACTTACCCCTGTCTTACTAAGGCGCTCTGAACCAGCAAGATCGACCAGGTTGAACTTGCTGCGGATGTATTTAGCATTGGACTCGGTCCTGGATCTCGATTCAACATGTATGGTGAAGATGCAGTGAGATCGGGAGGATACACTGTTCAGAGCATGAGAGGCGATGGCACGATTGGTCTCACCCTATtaaagatatgaaataaaaccattccatttattcatgaaattctTGTAGCAATAATGTAAATAACATATTAAAGTTGGAGGGAAATTTTTTTAACAGAACTGTCAGTCTGTCAATGACCTGATTCAATAGAAAACATATGAAAAAGGATAGCTTTGGCAGATGTTTGCAATATTGAACCTTCTACACAAATCAAAGCCATTTCATCAGTCAGCCAATAGAATCAACATCGgaacatcaaattgaaatattaattcaaatatgataaaaatatgaaactgTCATTTTTGTCAGAAgatcttaaataaaaaaatatcacaatatcAACAACTGCCTACAAGCAAGTAATATGCATTACAATCATGGGTGTCAGCGGAGAGGATTATCCTTTGTTCAAGGGGGGGGACATCTATTCTTGCCTTCCCCATTCCCAAACACAAAAAGATAATCCTTTGCTCTGATGCCCATGATTACAATGAAAAACGTTTTATCCTCCCATTTTTCTATTTCACAGCACCCCAAGCATTACATCAaatgaatatggaaaataaaaaatactttaaatatTAAACGTATTGAAGCACAACCACTATTACATTATATCACAAATATACCTCAAACAGTAGATTGAGAGCCTCCTCTTCATTGTGTGCAAGATGTACACTCAAGCCTTTGATATTGATCCCAAACTCGTCCTCTGTGATGGTCATCTGGGGAAGTCCCTGGATACTGTACGGCAGGGTGGACAAGAGATCAAACATGGTCTCGTTGTAGATCTCTAAATAACTGATCCGAACAGTGATCGCTTGCTCTGGTCTGTCCTCTATTTCCTTGTAAACCTGAAGCATTTATaaagaaatgaggaaaaatgaaatcaatatatataaacagtAAGTTCGCCCCCATGAATCGGAGTATAGGTACTTTTACTCACTTATTTTGCTCAATATCTTTCCATTGGAAGGTGTGATAAATCATCTCGTACAGCAGTAGTCTTGTAATTGTGTGATTAGGTTTAGTTTGataccttaaccctaaaaagactggggggactgattcagccccccccccctctacattttttgcgataaatctgccgtgcgaaattttttgaccgcgtcgctcgctgactttttactttcaagtctcatgcaacttttgagaccaaaattgtgacccccgggtacgcggttccgacattacgcaacatttcgtaagtgtatgcagacccaaaattactcaaaaacgtgaatttgtgtacaaatccaatgcaaatactcttttcagccaaaattcataaatgtatcattatttttccttttactgcttaaaatcgattaattttatcttttttatggtcaaaataaagtccctgacaatttccattgaaaaaaaataaaaaacaaaaagtcaaaaaacaaagaaatacataagaaatttagaaaacaatagaatacataagaaaataaatgtgatgttgaatttttttaaaaataaatttgatcagatgcctatctagagtatgtgaaacaaaaattagcatttcaggggcattattttattaattagagcaaacttatgattttacgcataaattagcataattaacaagacatgagattttttgcagaatttgattttatagttttgtagataatgccatgggtaacacgtgtgccaatttttgtcgcgatcgcgcggtcgacggccgagatcatagggaggggggctgaatcagccccccccccgtcttcttaggcatcaaaatagcccagtctatttagggttaaaggggaatgacaCCTTTGGAACAAGAGGCCTTGTGTggatacagaaaaatcaaagaataagtttgagaaaaatcaaatgcgtgatgtcacatgtgaagaACTTTCCATTTGATGGATTATAAAATACCCCataaatgtctctttttgctttttcttacggtgatacaaactctttatccgtATGTGTATTCTTTggaaatctgtattacatgccctcctataaaaagagcacatgatctactgattgATATGATAAGAGGCAGctgaagtgaaatatatacaaaagaaatgggaaagttgttcacatgtgacatcacacatctttgtcgcaatGCCAATTGGGAGGATCTACATTAAAATAACGATCTCTACTTCATATGCTAATAACTTactattaattaaaaaaaaaaatcaatttttctcaaactttcgttgatctgtttatttgatttttctgtttttacacaagtTATCTTGTAAAaagggtttcattttcctttaaagaaaacatattCTTAGCTGACTTCCTTGATGggttcattctattttttttacacagtacatagtcaataacaataaGGAATATTCATTTTACCCCAAACTTCTCTGttgaaaatttaaattatttACATAGCAGGGGaactttaattttcaattataactaaaatatattataaacactggaaggcaaaaaaaaagggtatgtatgattataatgataattcatattttctaGTTTGAATGGTTTGGAAATCGAATCGAATGCAAATACCCTCTATTAATCAGATATGAGCAATGCATATATGACAAATGTTTCAAGAGTTAGACTTAGTCCATGGATGGACCATAATGAAAGGTCACTGTCCCACAATGACACTAGACAATTTCCTGTTCTATGTATACATACCTGTGAGATAGCCCTAGGAATGATTCCTCTTTGCTTGTAATTCTCTGTTGCTCCAGTCATTGTGTAGGTTTTACCAGCGCCGGTTTGACCATAACACAATAATGTCCCTGTTAATTTGACAGAATATCGAATTCTTGTTTGAATACAATTAGAAACCATCTCTTAATATCCtcagaaataaacaaaacaaaaataagcccTTCACAGATACAGAGTGAGAattttatgaaagaaagaagtacATATTCTACAAAAAATTGTATCAACTTCCACAACTTGATAATCAAATAGTTTATCAACTTGTAAGAAGTAGAGAAGTAGAGTGAAATGAGATTTGGATGATTTGGATAATTCTCAAATATTTCTTGCTTGAACTGATTCCCTTAGTTACTTtaatacaattatcattatttatttaaccATACATACAGGGTGAAAGACAATATGAGATGGAAACAAATATAAGACAATACAGGAACTTTTAATAATCATCCATaaatcaacttttctca carries:
- the LOC121421417 gene encoding kinesin-like protein KIF9; its protein translation is MMNKRSSKVRVYVRTRPTDKFAQDMIELVPDGKSVNIHAKKDVKRGVVNNQMLDWSFKMDGILHNASQDKVYEEVASPLVTQLLDGYNGTLLCYGQTGAGKTYTMTGATENYKQRGIIPRAISQVYKEIEDRPEQAITVRISYLEIYNETMFDLLSTLPYSIQGLPQMTITEDEFGINIKGLSVHLAHNEEEALNLLFEGETNRAIASHALNSVSSRSHCIFTIHVESRSRTESNAKYIRSKFNLVDLAGSERLSKTGSEGKTQQEAVYINKSLTFLEQTTIALADRRREHIPYRQTKLTHCLKDSLGGNCNTIMIANVWGEAKQIEETISTLRFATRMMCIAVNPAVNEYFDPALLVKKLEKEIKHLKHELTMHDTLANRSQVSYEPLSDTQLLEVNNQVRRYLDGSLEEIDIVNVRQIQSIFQTFKTMVSQMESEVEGRLRQKYTIIDRMDPNAVAAAQKAGVVFDEDGGATYVGEVDGQGFGIGVAPASSKPAHSSVVSARKARGRKAKERGSPQLKGVSSPSPTMERASPVRNGNIGPETRESAVRTETASVTGSQGPAAEGATQGRATPPLRTVAFEEFKHEKGSEINRILMENKDILKGKRKHCRDLAKTINMTKQEIDVTRNAIEKLRQEKAEQGDFVNEEGEMVISEEEFQMIKKLKELKASYRSDYDELRQIKSEIQYCQKLVDQCRQRLVTEFDNWYSECFLTTEEGQSSAAAGVGARPGTQYDMPEDEGEKFERLQSELLMENPDSASFYNAKMRTDRRKILENAMNQPQPQASSNRPRDITSPTVTIRNKPPSMMLVQN